Proteins co-encoded in one Pogoniulus pusillus isolate bPogPus1 chromosome 15, bPogPus1.pri, whole genome shotgun sequence genomic window:
- the LGALS2 gene encoding galectin-2 isoform X1 gives MAVKLEIVNLGMKTGDTLKVKGKISDDEDGFSINLGYSSSDLALHFNPRFNESVIVCNSRCSNTWQTEHRDDHLCFSKGSTVKIAIKMEGDKFEVKLPDGHEVEFPNRHSYDKIKYMSIKGGFRVTSFKLD, from the exons ATGGCT GTAAAACTTGAGATCGTTAACCTGGGTATGAAGACTGGGGACACCCTGAAAGTCAAGGGCAAGATCTCTGATGATGAAGATGG CTTCAGCATCAATCTTGGCTACAGCTCCTCAGACTTGGCACTCCACTTCAATCCCCGCTTCAACGAGTCTGTCATCGTCTGCAACTCCAGGTGCTCCAACACCTGGCAGACAGAGCATCGTGATGACCACCTCTGTTTCTCCAAGGGCTCCACTGTCAAG aTTGCCATTAAAATGGAGGGAGACAAATTCGAAGTGAAACTACCAGATGGGCATGAAGTGGAGTTCCCCAACCGGCACAGCTATGACAAGATCAAGTACATGAGCATCAAGGGAGGCTTCAGGGTCACTTCCTTCAAGCTGGACTGA
- the LGALS2 gene encoding galectin-2 isoform X2 — protein sequence MKTGDTLKVKGKISDDEDGFSINLGYSSSDLALHFNPRFNESVIVCNSRCSNTWQTEHRDDHLCFSKGSTVKIAIKMEGDKFEVKLPDGHEVEFPNRHSYDKIKYMSIKGGFRVTSFKLD from the exons ATGAAGACTGGGGACACCCTGAAAGTCAAGGGCAAGATCTCTGATGATGAAGATGG CTTCAGCATCAATCTTGGCTACAGCTCCTCAGACTTGGCACTCCACTTCAATCCCCGCTTCAACGAGTCTGTCATCGTCTGCAACTCCAGGTGCTCCAACACCTGGCAGACAGAGCATCGTGATGACCACCTCTGTTTCTCCAAGGGCTCCACTGTCAAG aTTGCCATTAAAATGGAGGGAGACAAATTCGAAGTGAAACTACCAGATGGGCATGAAGTGGAGTTCCCCAACCGGCACAGCTATGACAAGATCAAGTACATGAGCATCAAGGGAGGCTTCAGGGTCACTTCCTTCAAGCTGGACTGA
- the CDC42EP1 gene encoding cdc42 effector protein 1 — MSLGKLPVLSWVSGSHGKRRLKSELTPDMISPPLGDFRHTMHVGRGGDVFGDTSFLSNHGGDNTAKANSFFARTLRHVRRSPLRSRGSVDHAATSPAPPAVSPIIKNAVSLPQLNEGLYDSGGGRGLTSKFSFKSASSSFSKTHQAYGLESGFCTIPRVPRLEKAQESACPGEEELKQSDSLLSFRLDLGPSLMSELLQVMSFSETNGGEAREDDSDLPRSDGTKDGVLQASGESQGEDKATFSFWERSRQSSLSGASSLPGLSVHANGEAHAIEDPAWASGAVPRGTPWQGHWNDCTIEAGEFDRAAQVLARHYGGTSTPRSSEKGEGPLQARTQTPWESPSSRSWRSQATGESQSSEATWNQGEEEDEEEEGKLYGLQEGYAGARVGRSNSFGYADEEEEDDEVKV; from the exons ATGAGCCTGGGGAAGCTGCCGGTGCTCAGCTGGGTGTCAGGCTCCCACGGCAAGCGGCGGCTGAAGTCGGAGCTGACACCAGACATGATCAGCCCACCGCTGGGGGACTTCCGGCACACCATGCACGTGGGGCGCGGCGGGGACGTCTTTGGGGACACCTCATTCCTCAGCAACCACGGCGGGGACAACACGGCCAAAGCCAACAGCTTCTTCGCCCGAACGCTGCGCCACGTCCGCCGGTCGCCGCTCAGGAGCCGCGGCAGCGTGGACCACGCGGCCACGTCCCCAGCCCCGCCGGCTGTGTCCCCCATCATCAAGAACGCTGTCTCCCTGCCGCAGCTCAACGAGGGCTTGTATGACAGCGGTGGGGGCCGGGGCCTGACCAGCAAGTTCTCCTTCAAAAgtgcctccagcagcttctccaaaaCACACCAGGCCTACG GGCTCGAGTCCGGGTTTTGCACCATCCCTCGTGTCCCTCGCTTAGAAAAGGCCCAGGAGAGCGCCTGCCCCGGGGAAGAAGAGCTGAAGCAGTCGGACTCGCTGCTCTCCTTCCGTCTGGACCTGGGGCCCTCCCTGATGAGCGAGCTCCTCCAGGTGATGAGCTTCTCCGAAACCAACGGAGGAGAGGCGAGGGAGGATGACTCAGACCTCCCACGTAGTGATGGGACCAAGGATGGAGTCCTTCAGGCATCAGGTGAATCCCAGGGAGAGGACAAGGCAACCTTCAGCTTCTGGGAGCGCTCTAGGCAAAGCAGCCTGTCTGGGGCCAGCTCGCTGCCAGGGCTGTCAGTCCATGCCAATGGAGAGGCACACGCCATCGAGGACCCTGCCTGGGCTTCAGGGGCAGTGCCCAGAGGCACCCCGTGGCAGGGGCACTGGAATGACTGCACCATCGAGGCGGGAGAGTTTGACCGGGCAGCCCAGGTCCTGGCCCGTCATTACGGCGGGACCAGCACCCCACGGAGCTCGGAGAAGGGCGAGGGTCCCCTGCAGGCCCGGACGCAGACGCCGTGGgagagccccagcagcaggtccTGGAGGTCACAGGCGACAGGGGAGAGCCAGTCCTCTGAGGCCACTTGGAaccaaggagaggaggaagacgaggaggaggagggcaagcTGTATGGCCTGCAGGAAGGGTATGCTGGTGCCCGAGTGGGACGCAGCAATTCCTTTGGGTATGccgatgaggaggaggaggatgacgaAGTCAAGGTGTGA